A DNA window from Dictyoglomus sp. contains the following coding sequences:
- a CDS encoding VOC family protein, which produces MKNILNLDLVAQIGIVVSNIEKACNEFSKIFGLEKPDIIITDVYEKSKTEYKGEPTYARAKLAFFHLKNIVIEFIEPDENPSTWREFLDNYGEGIHHLGFEIKGMKEILKNFEDLGIQVVQRGEYEGGRYAYMDTLNSLKFIIELLEND; this is translated from the coding sequence ATGAAAAATATATTGAATTTAGATCTTGTTGCCCAAATTGGAATTGTGGTTTCCAATATTGAAAAAGCCTGTAATGAATTTTCCAAAATTTTTGGATTAGAAAAGCCCGATATAATCATTACCGATGTTTATGAGAAAAGTAAAACAGAATATAAAGGAGAACCAACTTATGCTAGAGCAAAACTTGCCTTTTTTCATCTTAAAAATATAGTAATTGAATTTATAGAACCCGATGAGAATCCATCTACATGGAGAGAGTTTTTAGATAATTATGGAGAAGGAATTCATCATTTGGGATTTGAGATTAAAGGAATGAAGGAAATATTAAAAAATTTTGAAGACTTAGGAATACAAGTTGTCCAAAGGGGAGAGTATGAAGGTGGAAGATATGCTTATATGGATACTTTAAATTCATTAAAATTTATAATTGAATTATTAGAAAATGATTAG
- a CDS encoding C-GCAxxG-C-C family protein has product MDKVEKALSIFNKSFNCSQSVFTAFSEDFGLDEKTALLIASGLGGGIGRTGRICGAVSGAILVLGLKYGFFKEEDIDSGKERIYPKVKEFIKEFETIYRSINCIDLLGGVDLGTEEGLKKAKEENLFKTICPKYVETACKILEKLL; this is encoded by the coding sequence ATGGATAAAGTAGAAAAGGCTCTTTCTATCTTTAATAAAAGTTTTAACTGTTCTCAATCGGTATTTACTGCCTTTTCTGAGGACTTTGGTCTAGACGAAAAAACTGCTTTATTAATAGCAAGTGGACTTGGCGGTGGTATTGGAAGAACGGGTAGAATATGTGGAGCAGTATCGGGAGCAATTCTTGTTTTAGGCTTAAAATATGGTTTCTTTAAAGAAGAAGATATAGATTCTGGAAAGGAAAGAATATATCCTAAAGTAAAGGAGTTTATTAAGGAATTTGAAACTATTTATAGATCTATTAATTGTATAGATCTTTTGGGGGGAGTTGATTTAGGAACAGAAGAAGGACTTAAAAAGGCAAAAGAAGAAAATTTATTTAAAACTATCTGTCCTAAATATGTAGAAACTGCATGTAAAATTCTAGAAAAACTTCTTTAA
- a CDS encoding ThuA domain-containing protein, giving the protein MRKVLTLLGDYYHNHDDFLNTLKDILKPFSEIGIIDSKPEYFLNALLEKPSLVIIARENRINPEDKEIKTWMSSEIEEEIVKYVKNGGILFSWHSGLASYSPDGSYIKLIKGYFKYHPEKQNKVRYYSQNLFLGKRIDFEIVDEHYFVECDEKNTKVFLRSESSDGRSIAGWTHNFGEGKVICLTPAHGEGLKDKNFKDLLKLILEEVGIL; this is encoded by the coding sequence ATGCGAAAGGTTTTAACTTTATTAGGAGATTATTATCATAATCATGACGATTTTTTAAATACTTTAAAAGATATTTTAAAACCTTTTTCGGAGATAGGAATTATAGATTCAAAGCCTGAGTATTTTCTAAATGCTCTTTTAGAAAAACCCTCTCTTGTTATAATTGCAAGGGAAAACAGAATTAATCCTGAGGATAAAGAGATAAAAACATGGATGAGTAGTGAGATAGAAGAAGAAATAGTAAAATATGTGAAAAATGGAGGAATATTATTCTCATGGCATTCAGGACTGGCAAGCTATTCTCCTGATGGATCTTATATAAAGTTAATAAAGGGATATTTTAAATATCATCCTGAGAAACAGAATAAAGTAAGATATTATTCTCAAAATTTATTTCTAGGTAAAAGAATAGATTTTGAAATAGTAGATGAGCATTATTTTGTGGAATGCGATGAGAAAAATACAAAGGTTTTTTTAAGATCTGAATCTTCCGATGGAAGATCTATTGCAGGATGGACCCATAATTTTGGAGAGGGAAAAGTTATCTGTCTTACCCCTGCCCACGGAGAGGGATTAAAGGATAAAAACTTCAAAGATCTTCTAAAGTTAATACTGGAAGAAGTGGGAATTTTATAG
- a CDS encoding flavodoxin domain-containing protein, protein MPKVLIIFDSFSGNTKRMAEEVARGVMEVEGVEATVKHVEEAKGEDLLKFDGLIVGSPTHCGVVSWRIKKFFDENVDIAWGRVKGKIGAAFTSSGGLGGGNEFALLSIISLLMNYGYLVFGLPDYSAPKVTAHYGAVAVGTPQVAELKACRMLGRQMAEYLKMIKRD, encoded by the coding sequence ATGCCAAAAGTTCTTATTATTTTTGATAGTTTTAGTGGAAATACTAAGAGGATGGCAGAAGAGGTAGCAAGAGGAGTAATGGAGGTAGAAGGTGTAGAAGCTACTGTTAAACATGTAGAGGAAGCAAAGGGAGAGGATTTGTTGAAGTTTGATGGATTAATTGTGGGATCTCCTACTCATTGTGGTGTAGTTTCTTGGAGGATTAAAAAGTTTTTTGATGAGAATGTAGATATTGCATGGGGAAGAGTAAAGGGAAAAATTGGAGCAGCTTTTACCTCCTCTGGAGGACTAGGAGGAGGAAATGAATTTGCTCTTCTTTCTATAATTTCTCTGCTTATGAACTATGGATATTTGGTTTTTGGACTGCCTGATTATTCTGCCCCCAAGGTTACTGCTCACTATGGAGCGGTAGCAGTGGGAACGCCACAAGTTGCAGAGTTAAAAGCTTGTAGAATGCTTGGAAGGCAGATGGCAGAATATTTGAAGATGATTAAAAGAGATTAA
- the mnmA gene encoding tRNA 2-thiouridine(34) synthase MnmA yields the protein MKDRVIVGMSGGVDSSVSALLLLKEGYEVIGLTMNISPKIEKDSACCSLSSINDAKRVAHQLGIPHYVINLKKEFEEIIIKYFVESYFKGYTPNPCMFCNRFIKFGFLMKKVEELGGNYFATGHYVRKVWDEKRKVFLLKRAKDKKKDQSYFLAYLTQEQIEKSLFPLGNLTKEEVRKIARENNLIVSEKIESQEICFLPDNDYRKFLLIYGKEKKGKIVTEEGKIVGEHKGVFHFTIGQRRGLKVALGKPVYVKRIIPEEGIVIVAEKEKIFSKEVYAKNVNFPSGIPKEKEIEVEAMIRYNMEPQPALLKILSEEEIYVTFKEPQWAITPGQILVCYKDDYVLCGGIIS from the coding sequence GTGAAAGATAGAGTTATTGTAGGAATGAGCGGAGGAGTAGATAGTAGTGTATCTGCCCTTCTTCTTTTGAAGGAAGGATATGAAGTTATAGGATTAACTATGAATATATCTCCCAAAATAGAGAAAGATAGTGCCTGCTGTTCTTTATCCTCTATAAATGATGCGAAAAGAGTTGCCCATCAATTGGGAATCCCCCATTATGTGATAAATCTTAAAAAGGAATTTGAGGAGATAATTATAAAATACTTCGTAGAGTCCTATTTCAAGGGTTATACTCCCAATCCCTGTATGTTCTGTAACAGATTTATAAAATTTGGATTCCTAATGAAAAAGGTAGAAGAATTAGGAGGAAACTATTTTGCTACAGGGCATTATGTGAGAAAGGTCTGGGATGAGAAAAGAAAGGTATTTTTGTTAAAAAGGGCAAAGGATAAGAAAAAGGATCAATCATATTTTTTAGCTTATCTTACTCAGGAACAAATTGAAAAGTCTCTTTTTCCCTTAGGAAATTTAACCAAGGAAGAAGTAAGAAAAATAGCAAGAGAAAATAATCTTATAGTATCAGAGAAGATAGAAAGTCAGGAAATTTGTTTTCTTCCTGATAATGATTATAGAAAGTTTTTATTAATATATGGAAAGGAAAAAAAGGGAAAAATAGTAACTGAGGAAGGAAAAATAGTGGGAGAACACAAAGGAGTTTTTCATTTTACCATTGGCCAAAGAAGAGGATTAAAGGTTGCCTTAGGAAAGCCTGTATATGTGAAAAGAATAATTCCCGAAGAAGGTATTGTGATTGTGGCAGAAAAAGAAAAGATCTTTTCCAAGGAAGTATATGCTAAAAATGTTAATTTCCCTTCGGGAATACCTAAGGAAAAGGAAATAGAAGTTGAAGCCATGATTCGCTACAATATGGAACCTCAGCCTGCCCTTCTAAAGATTCTTTCCGAAGAAGAAATTTATGTGACCTTTAAAGAGCCTCAATGGGCGATAACTCCAGGACAAATTTTAGTCTGTTATAAAGATGATTATGTATTATGTGGGGGAATTATATCCTAA
- a CDS encoding MBL fold metallo-hydrolase, with translation MSVKNYEITKEVYLIREDSTNFSLNSYLIDISSKNKIYKILIDPLPYKYYEEFIKILKESWKKDDIKFIFISHEESGILSSIPEILKIFPDVTIIASKDMCKYLNIYGIKEEQFHPIEFIPNKKIKLESNEMYFFHIPFCTSSSSYILYYRDKNILFTGNFLSGFIVRKDGEIFASESSILGIKMFHEYHISNSSVLKNALNIFGMLENIPEITFPHHGYLIRKNLLEKIFKELNDLKVGLEYIKDMELTGEKYLLALNEFLKEVEKELGHKYVLSKLQKLNVSSSLYMELFNIEGGIITEVRINPSTAFDLITKKVEEDLEPDKRRLWENKIKDILEKYGLEREEKIEEKDWFMARFEKFLETFSQLHKL, from the coding sequence ATGAGTGTAAAAAATTATGAGATTACAAAAGAAGTCTATCTTATTAGAGAAGATTCTACTAATTTTTCCCTAAATAGCTATCTCATAGATATTTCCTCAAAGAATAAGATATATAAAATACTCATTGATCCTTTACCTTATAAATACTATGAAGAATTTATAAAAATATTAAAAGAATCATGGAAAAAGGATGATATTAAATTCATCTTTATAAGCCATGAAGAATCAGGAATTTTATCCTCTATTCCAGAAATTTTAAAAATTTTTCCAGATGTCACTATTATAGCCTCTAAAGATATGTGTAAATATCTTAATATATATGGAATAAAAGAGGAACAGTTTCATCCCATTGAATTTATTCCTAATAAAAAGATTAAGTTAGAATCTAATGAGATGTATTTTTTCCATATTCCTTTTTGTACCTCAAGTTCTTCCTATATTCTTTATTATAGAGATAAAAATATCTTATTTACAGGTAATTTTCTTAGTGGCTTTATAGTAAGGAAAGATGGTGAAATATTTGCTTCAGAGAGTTCTATATTAGGAATAAAGATGTTTCATGAGTACCATATTTCAAATAGCTCGGTATTGAAAAATGCTCTTAATATTTTTGGAATGTTAGAAAATATTCCTGAGATAACTTTTCCTCATCATGGATATTTAATTAGAAAAAATCTTTTAGAGAAAATTTTCAAAGAGCTAAATGATCTAAAAGTTGGTCTTGAGTATATTAAGGATATGGAACTTACAGGAGAAAAATACCTTTTGGCATTAAATGAATTTCTAAAAGAAGTAGAAAAGGAGTTGGGGCATAAGTATGTACTTAGCAAGCTTCAAAAATTAAATGTGAGTTCTTCTCTTTATATGGAACTTTTTAATATAGAAGGTGGTATAATAACGGAAGTAAGAATAAACCCTTCTACTGCCTTTGACCTAATTACTAAAAAAGTAGAGGAAGATTTAGAACCAGATAAAAGAAGACTGTGGGAAAATAAAATAAAGGATATTTTAGAAAAATATGGATTAGAGAGAGAAGAAAAAATAGAGGAAAAGGATTGGTTTATGGCTAGGTTTGAAAAGTTTTTGGAAACTTTTTCCCAACTTCATAAGCTTTAA
- a CDS encoding phosphoketolase family protein, translating to MFEKLNEYWKACCYLSAGMIYLWDNPLLKEPLRSEHIKERLLGHWGASPGLSFVYVHGNRVINKYDLNCIFIAGPGHGAPGVVAPAYLEGTISELYSQFSQDEEGIKNLFKAFSFPGGLGSHCTPELPGSIQEGGELGYALSHAYGAVFDNKDLIAITVVGDGEAETGPLATSWHSNKFLNPLRDGAVLPVLLLNGYKINNPTILSRISNEELLSLFKGYGYEPFMVEGEDSLEVHEKMASAMDMCVEKILNIWDTARSQNKPFRPFWPMIILRTPKGWTAPRKVGNHYIEGYWRAHQVPFSDAKENPETLKVLEEWLRSYEPEKLFTKEGKLREDLRELSPKGNKRMSANPHANGGVLRRELKLPDIRKIAIEVKEAIKTSAENTRPLGIFLKEIIKLNPDNFRVFGPDETKSNRIDAVFEFGKAWMADILPEDEDEGFLTPFGRTMEILSEHTIEGWLEGYLLTGRHGFLNTYEGFAPIISSMVNQFGKWLDISSDVPWRAPISSLNLLLTSVVWRQDHNGFTHQDPGFITSIVDKWPNVVRVYFPPDANTLLCTVWHCFQTTNRINIIVIDKQKHPQYLSIEEAFKHAMKGIGIWDFASNHPEEDPDVVIASCGDIPTKEAICAVKILKKLFPELKIRFVNVVNLFTLTPNTEHPDGLTDKEFDSYFTKDKPVIFNFHGYPWLIHRLTYRRTNHRNIHVRGYRENRKIGIDAGYLTPFLEGRGGITTPMQLAILNQIDRFSIAMDVIERVESLQSRGGYYKDLLKNKQIEALEYAYQNGVDKEFEDFECK from the coding sequence ATGTTTGAAAAGTTAAATGAATATTGGAAAGCTTGCTGTTATCTATCCGCTGGTATGATCTATTTATGGGATAATCCTCTTTTGAAGGAACCTTTAAGATCTGAACATATTAAGGAGAGACTTTTGGGGCATTGGGGAGCAAGTCCTGGACTTTCTTTTGTTTATGTACATGGTAATAGAGTAATTAATAAGTATGATTTAAATTGTATATTCATAGCAGGACCTGGACATGGTGCTCCTGGTGTTGTGGCACCAGCATACTTAGAGGGTACTATAAGTGAACTTTATTCTCAATTTAGTCAGGATGAGGAGGGTATAAAAAATTTATTTAAGGCTTTTTCTTTTCCTGGTGGGCTTGGAAGCCATTGTACTCCAGAACTTCCTGGATCTATTCAAGAAGGAGGAGAATTAGGTTATGCTCTTTCTCATGCCTATGGAGCAGTATTCGATAATAAGGATCTTATTGCTATAACAGTAGTTGGAGATGGAGAAGCAGAAACTGGACCTTTAGCTACATCCTGGCATTCTAATAAATTTTTAAATCCTTTACGAGATGGAGCAGTACTTCCTGTTCTTCTTCTAAATGGATATAAAATTAATAATCCAACTATCTTGTCGAGAATAAGTAATGAGGAATTATTATCCTTATTCAAAGGTTATGGTTATGAGCCATTTATGGTAGAAGGAGAAGATTCTTTAGAGGTACATGAAAAGATGGCTTCTGCTATGGATATGTGTGTGGAGAAAATACTTAATATTTGGGATACCGCAAGGAGTCAGAATAAACCCTTCAGACCTTTCTGGCCCATGATTATATTAAGAACTCCAAAAGGATGGACTGCCCCAAGAAAAGTAGGAAATCATTATATTGAGGGATATTGGAGAGCTCATCAGGTACCTTTTTCTGATGCAAAAGAAAATCCAGAAACATTGAAAGTCTTAGAAGAATGGTTAAGAAGCTACGAACCTGAGAAACTTTTTACAAAGGAAGGAAAATTAAGAGAAGATTTGAGAGAATTATCTCCTAAAGGTAATAAGAGAATGAGTGCTAATCCTCACGCTAATGGGGGAGTTTTAAGAAGAGAGTTAAAGCTTCCTGATATCAGAAAAATAGCAATAGAGGTGAAAGAGGCAATTAAAACTTCTGCAGAAAATACAAGACCTCTTGGTATATTCTTGAAGGAAATTATTAAACTAAATCCCGATAATTTTAGAGTGTTTGGGCCTGATGAAACAAAGTCAAATAGAATTGATGCAGTATTTGAGTTTGGAAAAGCTTGGATGGCTGATATATTACCTGAAGATGAAGATGAAGGATTTCTTACTCCCTTTGGAAGAACCATGGAAATCCTTTCGGAGCACACTATAGAAGGATGGCTTGAGGGATATCTTCTTACTGGAAGGCACGGATTTTTAAATACTTACGAAGGTTTTGCTCCTATTATATCCTCCATGGTAAATCAATTCGGAAAATGGCTTGATATTTCCTCTGATGTACCTTGGAGAGCACCTATCTCTTCTCTTAATCTTCTTCTTACATCCGTAGTATGGAGACAGGATCATAATGGCTTTACTCATCAGGATCCTGGTTTTATTACTTCTATTGTAGATAAATGGCCTAACGTAGTAAGAGTTTACTTTCCTCCTGATGCTAATACTCTTCTTTGTACTGTATGGCATTGTTTCCAGACTACTAATCGTATAAACATTATTGTTATAGATAAGCAAAAGCATCCTCAATATTTAAGCATAGAAGAAGCCTTTAAACATGCTATGAAAGGCATAGGAATATGGGACTTTGCTAGTAATCATCCTGAGGAAGATCCCGATGTAGTAATAGCAAGTTGTGGAGATATACCTACAAAGGAAGCAATATGCGCTGTGAAAATTTTAAAGAAACTTTTCCCTGAACTTAAAATAAGATTTGTAAACGTAGTAAATCTATTTACTTTAACTCCTAATACGGAGCATCCCGATGGACTTACCGATAAGGAGTTTGATTCTTATTTTACAAAAGATAAGCCAGTAATCTTTAATTTCCATGGTTACCCATGGCTTATTCATAGACTTACTTACAGGAGAACTAATCACAGAAATATTCATGTAAGAGGATATAGAGAAAATAGAAAGATAGGAATAGACGCGGGATATTTAACGCCCTTTTTAGAGGGAAGAGGTGGAATAACAACTCCAATGCAACTTGCTATACTAAACCAGATAGATAGATTCAGTATAGCCATGGATGTTATAGAAAGGGTAGAGAGCTTACAAAGTAGAGGAGGATATTATAAAGATCTTTTAAAGAATAAGCAGATTGAGGCTTTGGAATATGCTTATCAGAATGGGGTAGATAAAGAATTTGAAGATTTTGAATGTAAATAA
- a CDS encoding SIMPL domain-containing protein (The SIMPL domain is named for its presence in mouse protein SIMPL (signalling molecule that associates with mouse pelle-like kinase). Bacterial member BP26, from Brucella, was shown to assemble into a channel-like structure, while YggE from E. coli has been associated with resistance to oxidative stress.): MTGSAKKQIRSDLVKWSGIYTVEAKTLKEAYKLLSESQKKVKDYFINKGLSEKDIIFSSISTTVIYEILPNGVTTTRVEGYRLSQKIEITSKEIDKITELSRKSTELINVGVQFESLPPQYFYTKLADLKIEMLSLATEDAVKRAEQIAKSTGTKVERLRSAYMGVFQITPLYSTEVSDYGINDTTSIDKEITAVVNCEFLIR; this comes from the coding sequence GTGACAGGTTCTGCTAAAAAGCAGATAAGATCAGATCTTGTTAAATGGTCAGGAATATATACTGTAGAAGCAAAGACTTTAAAAGAAGCATATAAACTTCTTTCAGAGAGTCAAAAGAAGGTAAAAGATTATTTTATAAATAAAGGACTTTCAGAAAAAGATATTATTTTTTCTTCTATTTCTACAACAGTTATCTACGAAATTCTTCCGAATGGTGTTACAACTACTAGAGTAGAGGGCTATAGACTATCCCAAAAAATAGAGATAACTTCTAAAGAAATAGATAAAATTACAGAACTTTCTAGGAAATCTACAGAACTTATTAATGTGGGTGTACAGTTTGAATCTCTTCCTCCTCAATATTTCTATACTAAACTTGCAGATCTCAAAATAGAAATGCTCTCCTTAGCTACAGAAGATGCAGTAAAAAGAGCAGAGCAAATTGCAAAAAGTACTGGAACGAAAGTAGAAAGATTAAGATCAGCCTATATGGGAGTTTTTCAAATAACTCCATTATATTCAACAGAAGTAAGTGACTATGGAATTAATGATACTACTTCTATTGATAAAGAAATTACTGCAGTAGTAAATTGCGAGTTTTTAATAAGATAA
- a CDS encoding DUF2207 domain-containing protein, which translates to MKKTFKLFFMLFILTLFITQAYAKEYRIKEAKIFYTIYPTGEIEVINNLTYVFSGSFSKAWITIPKGKYKIKDISVEEVLGERRISYIYNPETSDRIPNTFDAVQDSKQYKISWFYRANNEEKTFSIRYKLVEALKVYDDVGEFYWKVWGGEWDIGLPALWVEVNLPSEIKSIDEVNYWLHPKVEGQIGIRKDYKGIVAYAGKIPPRQWVEVRVVFPRSYLKDLDPFKVQLISQKGRDLIISEEENWKRQEEQKLKVVNTLQKVFIFAYIILLLLGFYFPFKVYRRYGIEPKVEYYRDYEQEPPADIPPAWVEMLINQSSYLSSNSIVASTLELARRGYIKIQEEIKEGFLGSKHKEYKIIITNKEIEKDLSEELKLLLYEFKKMGNEFYISELRKKNLIDFKKDFDNTVKNHVYKEKKWINEEGKWDLFKIMLVWVFVGLFYLFIFMLFEILRKELFLFSIGLWGTLILNIIISVIFIYPVRRYSEEGKLLALRWKALKRFLKDFSLISQHPPSSLVLWEKYLVYGTVLGVAKEVLKAMQMLNVPIENISWYNPVYSSSIGNLSDSFESFTSSFEAFSSAFSSSIASSTGTSSSGGGGGGGGGGGGGAD; encoded by the coding sequence ATGAAAAAAACTTTTAAGCTATTTTTTATGTTATTCATTCTCACCCTCTTTATTACTCAAGCCTATGCTAAAGAATATAGAATAAAGGAAGCTAAAATTTTCTACACCATATATCCCACTGGAGAAATTGAAGTTATTAACAATTTAACTTATGTCTTTTCAGGCTCTTTTTCTAAAGCGTGGATTACTATTCCTAAGGGTAAATATAAAATAAAAGATATATCAGTGGAAGAAGTGCTTGGAGAAAGAAGGATTTCTTATATATACAATCCAGAAACTTCTGATCGAATTCCCAATACCTTTGATGCTGTACAGGATAGTAAGCAATATAAGATAAGCTGGTTTTATAGAGCTAACAATGAAGAAAAGACCTTTAGTATAAGATATAAACTTGTAGAAGCTCTTAAAGTTTATGACGATGTAGGAGAGTTTTATTGGAAAGTATGGGGAGGAGAGTGGGATATAGGTCTTCCTGCTCTATGGGTGGAGGTAAATTTACCTTCTGAAATTAAAAGTATAGATGAAGTAAATTACTGGCTTCACCCTAAAGTAGAAGGACAAATTGGTATCAGAAAAGATTATAAGGGTATTGTTGCTTATGCAGGAAAAATTCCACCCCGTCAATGGGTAGAGGTAAGAGTTGTTTTCCCAAGAAGTTATTTGAAAGATCTTGATCCTTTTAAAGTGCAACTTATCTCTCAAAAGGGGAGAGATTTAATAATTTCTGAAGAGGAAAATTGGAAAAGACAAGAGGAACAAAAATTAAAAGTTGTAAATACTCTTCAAAAAGTTTTTATTTTTGCATATATAATATTACTCCTTTTAGGTTTCTACTTTCCCTTTAAGGTTTATCGTAGATATGGAATAGAGCCCAAGGTTGAATATTATAGGGATTATGAACAAGAACCACCAGCAGATATTCCTCCCGCCTGGGTAGAAATGCTTATTAATCAGAGTTCTTATCTTTCTTCTAATTCAATAGTAGCATCTACTTTGGAGCTTGCAAGAAGAGGATATATAAAAATTCAAGAAGAAATAAAGGAAGGATTTTTAGGAAGTAAACATAAAGAGTACAAGATAATAATTACTAATAAAGAAATAGAAAAAGATCTTTCCGAAGAATTGAAGCTTTTACTTTATGAGTTTAAAAAAATGGGTAATGAATTTTACATATCAGAATTAAGAAAGAAGAATCTTATAGATTTCAAGAAGGATTTTGATAATACAGTTAAAAATCATGTTTACAAAGAAAAGAAGTGGATAAACGAGGAAGGTAAATGGGATCTTTTTAAGATTATGTTAGTATGGGTCTTTGTAGGTTTATTTTATTTATTTATCTTTATGCTTTTCGAGATCTTAAGGAAGGAGCTTTTCTTATTTAGTATAGGATTATGGGGAACATTAATATTAAATATTATAATATCTGTTATTTTTATATATCCTGTTCGAAGATATTCTGAAGAAGGAAAACTTCTCGCTTTAAGATGGAAGGCACTTAAGAGGTTCTTAAAGGACTTTTCTCTTATATCTCAGCATCCACCATCTTCCTTAGTTTTATGGGAGAAATATCTTGTTTATGGAACTGTCCTTGGAGTTGCAAAAGAAGTATTAAAAGCCATGCAAATGTTAAATGTGCCCATTGAGAATATAAGTTGGTATAATCCTGTTTATAGCAGTTCCATAGGGAATTTGTCAGATTCCTTTGAAAGTTTTACTTCTTCTTTTGAAGCTTTCAGTAGTGCCTTTTCAAGTAGTATAGCTTCTTCCACTGGAACATCTTCTTCAGGAGGGGGAGGGGGTGGTGGAGGTGGGGGTGGAGGTGGAGCAGACTAA
- the nifS gene encoding cysteine desulfurase NifS yields MKRIYLDYAATTPIRPEVWSAMEPFLKEIYGNPSSLHSFGRESRVAIEEAREKIAKAISAKPEEIIFTSGGTEANNMVLKGVAFALQDKGKHIITTPIEHHSVLEPCHFLEKLGFEITYLPVDRTGLVDPDDLKKAIRKDTILISIMHANNEIGTIEPIKELSQIAKEREIYFHTDGVQTVGHIPVNVKELGVDFLSISAHKFYGPKGVGALYVRKGARFYPLLHGGEQEGRRRAGTENVAGIVGMGKALELAILELDKEMERLTKLRDYFISEVERRIPDSYLNGDRTKRLPNNINFSFAYIEGEALLLNLDMEGIGVSTGSACSSSSLEPSHVLSAIGVPIELVHGSLRFTLGLWTTKEDLEYTLNILEKTVNKLREISPYKQGWTLKSER; encoded by the coding sequence ATGAAAAGAATTTATTTGGATTATGCAGCCACAACTCCCATAAGACCAGAGGTATGGTCCGCTATGGAGCCCTTCTTAAAGGAGATTTATGGAAATCCATCAAGTCTCCATAGTTTTGGAAGGGAATCAAGAGTTGCTATTGAAGAAGCAAGGGAAAAGATTGCAAAAGCAATTTCTGCAAAACCTGAAGAAATAATATTCACAAGTGGAGGGACAGAAGCAAATAATATGGTATTAAAGGGGGTTGCATTTGCCCTTCAAGATAAGGGAAAACACATTATAACTACTCCTATAGAACATCACTCGGTTTTGGAACCTTGCCATTTTTTAGAAAAATTAGGTTTTGAAATAACCTATCTTCCTGTGGATAGAACAGGATTGGTAGATCCAGATGATTTAAAAAAGGCAATAAGAAAGGATACTATATTAATATCTATAATGCATGCCAATAATGAGATAGGAACTATTGAACCCATAAAGGAGCTTTCCCAAATTGCCAAGGAAAGGGAAATTTATTTCCATACTGATGGGGTACAAACCGTTGGGCATATTCCTGTTAATGTGAAAGAATTGGGGGTAGATTTTCTATCAATCTCCGCTCATAAATTTTATGGACCTAAAGGTGTCGGAGCCTTATATGTAAGAAAAGGAGCAAGATTTTATCCACTTCTTCATGGTGGAGAACAGGAAGGAAGAAGAAGGGCTGGTACAGAGAATGTGGCAGGAATTGTTGGTATGGGAAAGGCACTAGAACTTGCAATATTGGAACTTGATAAGGAGATGGAAAGATTAACAAAATTAAGAGATTATTTTATATCAGAAGTAGAGAGAAGAATTCCTGATTCCTATTTGAATGGCGATAGAACTAAAAGATTGCCAAATAATATAAATTTCAGTTTTGCATATATAGAAGGAGAAGCTTTACTTTTAAATCTGGATATGGAAGGAATTGGAGTATCTACAGGTTCTGCTTGTAGCTCCAGCTCTTTAGAACCTTCCCATGTTCTTTCTGCTATTGGAGTTCCCATAGAATTGGTTCATGGATCTCTAAGATTCACCTTAGGACTTTGGACTACAAAGGAAGATTTAGAGTACACCTTAAATATTTTAGAAAAAACAGTAAACAAATTAAGGGAAATATCTCCATATAAGCAAGGGTGGACATTAAAGAGTGAAAGATAG